From Lolium perenne isolate Kyuss_39 chromosome 5, Kyuss_2.0, whole genome shotgun sequence, a single genomic window includes:
- the LOC139831590 gene encoding uncharacterized protein: MDKVDEMMMQMPVKEEVDATADATTMSDHLASWFGKNNQCPPQWQDTDKALHRLDRQRQRKITNWPVHHSGHVAAFLHCLEATRNAGPEQIVPHDFAAFNNYLEWFHENTRIELVKHAYAEDILDDPIQFDEVGQSQHDTFARRGRSTSIASELNFVREEIQKTAHECEIMWEQSHRDEKPVGPLRYFIKV, translated from the exons ATGGACAAAGTTGATGAGATGATGATGCAAATGCCGGTAAAAGAGGAGGTTGATGCCACCGCCGACGCCACCACCATGTCTGACCATCTTGCGTCGTGGTTTGGTAAGAACAACCAATG cccacctcagtggcaagacacggacaaggcgcttcatag gcttgataggcagcggcagaggaagatcacaaattggccagttcatcatagcggccacgtcgcagcgttcctacactgtttggaagcgacacggaatgctggccctgagcagattgtgcctcacgacttcgccgctttcaacaactacctcgagtggttccatgagaacacgcgtatcgagttagtgaagcacgcgtatgctgaggacatcttggacgaccccatccagttcgatgaggttgggcaaagccagcacgacacctttgctcgcagagggagatcgacttctattgcttccgagctgaacttcgtg cgggaggagatccaaaaaacagctcacgagtgcgagattatgtgggagcagagccatagagatgaaaagcctgtcggaccgttgcggtatttcattaaggt